The Aggregatilinea lenta genome includes a region encoding these proteins:
- a CDS encoding response regulator has product MAKVLIVEDIVETAEAIQAVLEDLGLTVFTAQHGEDGIALFEQEEPELIILDLELPDDMDGWQVLDTIQERRRSKEPVIIVTTVYGDVSNRLMGRLHGVYCYLVKPFSLEQIEQAAIDSLGLNHD; this is encoded by the coding sequence ATGGCAAAAGTGTTGATTGTCGAAGACATCGTAGAAACGGCTGAAGCGATCCAGGCCGTGCTGGAAGATCTGGGGCTGACCGTATTCACGGCTCAGCATGGCGAGGACGGGATCGCACTTTTTGAGCAGGAAGAGCCGGAACTTATTATCCTCGATCTGGAACTGCCCGACGACATGGACGGGTGGCAGGTGCTGGACACGATTCAGGAACGGCGGCGGAGCAAGGAGCCGGTCATCATCGTGACCACGGTGTACGGCGACGTCTCCAACCGCTTGATGGGTCGTCTCCACGGGGTATACTGCTATCTCGTCAAGCCGTTTTCGCTCGAACAGATCGAGCAGGCGGCGATCGATTCGTTGGGCCTGAACCACGACTGA
- a CDS encoding tetratricopeptide repeat protein, with translation MRQRDAAHAAAVIARLIAAVALIWLAARQPLSTGIARWLDRAGAATDRADTGAALGAYRQVAARVGDSPTLYRRLAQLSADTGHDDDARIYLFKLAELEGWSSQQRQDLALVLDGAGDEAQARALSLSLLDAGEADPAALAAAADAALSRQAWDEARRALERLAAAAPDDAAGLFRLGGLIAPLEPEQAQDLLQRALVDPAWAGRAQAVLDALYAFDSLSPTEAYTGVGLALIGANEWALAEHALIQAVAVNSVNATALGYLGFVRDQQARDGLPDLESALGMSPAEPTLYYLLGLHWQQVGDEPAAYDAFVQAQALDPGNPALAAEIGASLQRQGDLASAEAWYQQAIALAPNDSRWRGLLAAFYADSEIELTDDRVQVVVDTVDLLPSDPDAYASLGRVYYRTGAYDDAYDALSTAVQLDPARVRSRYYFGVALEHLGDRDGAADSFRYVVDAAGPDEGFGLLASRGLIRLGYSF, from the coding sequence TTGAGGCAACGAGACGCGGCCCATGCGGCGGCAGTGATTGCACGTCTTATCGCTGCCGTCGCGCTCATATGGCTGGCAGCACGCCAGCCGCTTAGTACCGGCATCGCGCGCTGGCTCGACCGTGCCGGTGCAGCCACCGATCGGGCCGACACCGGTGCGGCGCTGGGCGCCTATCGTCAGGTTGCCGCCCGCGTGGGCGACAGTCCAACCCTCTACCGCCGCCTTGCACAACTCAGCGCCGACACGGGCCATGATGACGACGCACGGATCTACCTCTTTAAGCTGGCCGAGCTTGAAGGCTGGTCGAGTCAGCAGCGTCAGGACCTGGCGCTGGTGCTGGACGGGGCCGGGGACGAAGCCCAGGCACGTGCCCTGTCGCTCAGTTTGCTGGATGCGGGTGAGGCCGATCCGGCGGCGCTGGCGGCAGCGGCAGATGCGGCCTTGAGCCGTCAGGCATGGGACGAGGCGCGCCGCGCGCTGGAACGGCTGGCTGCCGCTGCGCCGGACGACGCGGCGGGCCTGTTCCGGTTGGGCGGACTGATCGCACCGCTTGAGCCGGAGCAGGCGCAGGATCTGCTGCAGCGTGCGCTGGTCGATCCGGCCTGGGCCGGACGCGCGCAAGCTGTGCTGGACGCGCTGTACGCGTTCGATTCCCTGTCACCCACCGAAGCATACACCGGGGTCGGACTGGCGCTGATCGGCGCGAACGAGTGGGCGCTGGCCGAGCACGCGCTGATCCAGGCCGTAGCGGTCAACTCGGTGAACGCCACCGCGCTCGGCTACCTGGGCTTCGTGCGCGATCAACAGGCGCGCGACGGCCTGCCGGACCTGGAATCGGCGCTGGGTATGTCGCCCGCCGAGCCAACGCTCTATTACCTCTTGGGGCTGCACTGGCAGCAGGTGGGGGACGAGCCTGCGGCCTACGACGCGTTCGTGCAGGCGCAAGCGCTCGATCCTGGCAACCCGGCGCTGGCTGCCGAGATCGGCGCGTCGCTCCAGCGGCAGGGCGATCTCGCCTCGGCGGAGGCGTGGTACCAGCAGGCGATCGCGCTGGCTCCCAACGATTCGCGCTGGCGCGGGCTGCTGGCCGCATTCTATGCCGACAGCGAGATCGAGCTGACCGACGACCGCGTGCAAGTTGTGGTAGACACGGTCGATCTGCTGCCCTCCGACCCTGACGCCTATGCCAGCCTGGGCCGGGTATATTACCGGACCGGCGCGTATGACGACGCCTACGACGCACTGAGCACGGCGGTGCAGCTTGACCCGGCGCGCGTGCGCAGCCGCTACTACTTCGGCGTGGCGCTGGAACACCTCGGCGACCGCGACGGCGCGGCGGATTCGTTTCGCTACGTGGTGGACGCGGCAGGTCCCGACGAGGGCTTCGGGCTGCTGGCCAGCCGCGGACTTATACGCCTGGGCTACTCCTTCTGA